The sequence AAGACGACAACTTATCAATTGTGCAGTTGAACTACTTGCATCCCTTACAAATCCAAAACCATATAAATTCCCATAAAATATCACATCAGAACAATCATTTGTGGTAGTTATTGTCATACTTTTTGGATGGTCTGGACAAATATTACAATTACTTCTATGTGTTTTAGCAATGACTCCAACTCCCCATCTGTCAAAATATCTTGCTATAAGCTCAATTGATGGAGTTTTAGTTTCAATAGGGTCTGAAGCACTTTTTACATTTGTAAAAACTCTTAAAGAACCAGTATATGTTACTGCAACAGCGCCTAAAACAATTGCTAAAATTGCAATAACAACTAAAAGCTCAGTTAAAGAAAGTCCCTTATTATTTAGCTTTTTTACC comes from Spirochaetota bacterium and encodes:
- a CDS encoding prepilin-type N-terminal cleavage/methylation domain-containing protein, which codes for MVKKLNNKGLSLTELLVVIAILAIVLGAVAVTYTGSLRVFTNVKSASDPIETKTPSIELIARYFDRWGVGVIAKTHRSNCNICPDHPKSMTITTTNDCSDVIFYGNLYGFGFVRDASSSTAQLISCRLDSSSNRNCYTLWRDNTPINDYNVSNNPRNFTFNGFIYTYATTISITGAVELQGMIVNASSNATINNTGNGTIQFQKRVLDNLFNNLRTAF